The sequence tctgcaaacgggatctttatttcaagagtcctgagatagtctgcaaagcgggcaaattgttcatcctgttctgcttggcggagcttctgagtataaggcatcttggctttatattcttcaaccttagttgctgcaggtttatttcctacagaagtggttggagaagccttcttagaggggttactatcagcacttgcaggtgtctgatccctcattggcatttgaacgccaggattgggtgctggatgggcgtttaacgccagcttcccacccttttctggcgtttgaacgccagaactggacaagaaatgggcgtttaacgccaacttttcccccttttctggtgtttgaacgccagagttattcctctctgggctcttgatgtcctcagagggattttgtgcagtggtttggtcatcctctgtcatttgttcctttcttgactttttgctactttgagctgagttattcaatgtcttcccgctccttagttggacagcttagcattcttctgttatctgtttagatagctgctgtcttgtctgattcaattgtgcttctatattcttgttagcatttttagtgtcttggagcatctctttgaattctgctaattgttttgtcataaggagtaattgctgattaagttcaacaatttgttcttgaggattaggatcagtagttactgccatagcctcttctttttatggaggactcactgtttgagtacagatgttgatttctagcaactatatctatgacttcttgagcctcttcaattgtttttctcatgtgtatagatccaccaactgagtggtctagagacatttgagctctttctgtaagcccatagtaaaagatgtctaactgtacccactctgaaaatatttcaaaggggcatttccttagcatccatctatacctctcccaggcattataaagggattcatgatcctcttgtttaaagccttggatgtccagccttagctgtgtcatcctttttggagggtaaaattgattcaagtatttgtctgataactgtctccatgtttttatgcttgctgtgggttggttatttaaccacctcttagcttgatcttttacagcaaatggaaacagtaataatctgtagacatcctgatccacttcttaatcacgtactgtgtcaacaatttgtaagaactgtgccagaaactcagtaggttcttcctgtggaagaccggaatactagcaattttgctgcaccatgataatgagctgaggatttagctcaaaactgcttgctttgatgcaaaaagatatgattgaaaattattttgaaaaagatttgattgagaagatatgattgcaataaattaaaaagatttgatttttgaaaaatatttgaaaagatcaatttttgaaattagaattttgacttgactaaaaagaaaagatatgattttgaaaatctttgactactttaatgccaaatttcgaaaattatgagtaaaataaggaaaagatattttttttatttttgaattttaatgaggaaagagaaaaataacaaaatgacactaaacttagaaattttagatcaaaatagagaagacaaacaagaaaactttgaatgtcaaggtgaacacgaagaacactttgaagatcaagatgaacaccaagaataaattttttaaaaatttttaagtaaataaaagcacaaaaacacaccaaacttaaaatttttagaaaatcaatcacaaattttcaaaaaattaaaggaaaacacaaagaagacactaaacttagaatttttaaaaatcaagaaagaactaaggacatgcaattttgaaaaattaaaagaaaataaaagcatgcaattgacactaaacttaaaatatgaaaccaaactcaaataaaagattctaaaccaacaaaaataaaatattcctaatctaagcaacaagataaaccgtcagttgtccaaactcgaacaatccccggcaacggctccaaaaacttggtgcacgaaattacaatcacacttttgcaactccgtacaactaaccagcaagtgcactgggtcgtccaagtaataccttacgtgagtaagggtcgatcccacggagattgtcggcttgaagcaagctatggttattttgtaactcttagttaggatatcaataattcttagatttaattgtaaaaagtaaaagaacatgaaataaatacttgttatgcagtaatgaagaataggttgaggctttggagatgctttatcttctgaatctctgctttcctactatcttcttcatgcacgcaaggctccttccatggcaagctttatgttgggcatcaccgttgtcaatggctacttcccgtcctctcagtgaaaacgttccaaatgtgctgtcaccgcacagctaatcatctgtcggttctcgatcatgtcggaataggatccattgatccttttgcatctgtcactacgcctaacactcgcgagtttgaagctcatcacagtcatcccttcccagatcctactcagaataccacagacaaggtttagacattccggatctcaagaatggccgccaataattctaccttataccacgaagactctgatctgaatcatgaggctaagagatatacattcaatctaaggtagaatgaaggtggttgttaggcatgcgttcataggtgagaatgatgatgagtgtcacggatcatcacattcatcaagttgaagtccgaatgaatatcttagaatagaagcaagcgtgatagaatggaaaacagtagtaattacattaattcatgaagaacagtagagctcctcacccccaacaatggggtttaaagactcatgccatagagaatacaatatgaaacgtgtaaagtgtcatgcggtacaagatgaatcactaaaagtagtttttagaaaatgagtaagctagggtgtttagtgtaaaaatccacttccggggcccacttggcgtgtgcttgggctgagcattgaagctttcatgtgtagagacgtttcttggagttaaacgccagcttttgtgccagtttgggcgtttaactccagcttttgtgccagttctggagttaaacgccagaattcttgagctgacttggaatgcctgtttgggccatcaaatctcgggcaaagtatgaactattatatattgcaggaaagcccaggatgtctactttccaacgcaattgagagcgcgacAATTGGACTTATGTAGCTCCAGCAAAtcgactttgagtgcagggaggtcagaatccaacaacatctgcagtcctttttcagcctctgaatcagatttttgctgaggtccctcaatttcagccagaaaatacctgaaatcacagaaaaatacacaaactcatagtaaagtccagaaaagtaatttttatttaaaaactaataaaaatataataaaaactaactaaaatatactaaaaatatactaaaaacaatgccaaaaagcgtataaattatccgctcatcaataggactagacatgcatcttCCTTGCTGCGCAATTGCATTTTACTTGATAATGTGAAATTCTTTGCGATTGTCTTCTTGTGTTTGTACATTTCTTTATGGTACTCTTTATCGTTATGACTGGCTATTTCTCTGTGATTTTTGTATATTTAGCTGTGAATTAATTGAACTGTGATAATACTGACATAACTacccccgaccctactaagaaccccCCTAGTTCTTACCCCTTGCTTCCTTCCCCATTAGATGGAGACGAGTGTCCTGTTCTATGAGATGGATTATCCCTACATATATGATGATCCTGTACAGTATAGGTTTTATGTAGTAGCTGCAGAGATTAAGACCCGCATGTACATTCTGTACGACTATCCTTTCCGACACCCAATTAACACTCCGCTCTTCAACCCTGACTTACCTTATGAGTTTTCGTTGCATTGGCATGCTCCGTTTCACCCGTTCCATGACGGACCTGTACCTCATCAGCGCCCTAATCAGCCTGAAGATCAGGTGGTCCCTAAGCCTGAGCCAGAGGAGTATGTACCAGAGCCTATACCTAAGTGCGATATTCCTATAGAGCAGATCTCAGTATCTTCGTCTGAGCCTTCATCTGAGGAGTTgctaataaaccccaattttgtggtttatcttgtgttgaatttaggagattttatcatcttttctcacatttattcaatgaaatagcatggttttgtgaatttctcctaatttgtgcttaagagtaaaaacatgttttttaggccattaaattgctaatttaattcactttaattccattcgatgccttgatatgtttgttaagtgatttcaggattagaatgcaaagattgggttgaaggaatgaagaaaaagcatgtaaaaatggagaattcatgaagaaatgaggatttgctgaactcaaggccacgcgcacccgtcacccatgcgtacgcatgagaagGAGATTTGCCAGTGACGCGCGTGGCGCGTCACCCACGCTCATGGATGACCAGAGAATcggcaagcgacgcgcacgcgtcatccacgcgcacgcgtgatgttggTCACGTGATTCACTTAAAGACAAAACGCTGGCCAATTTCTAAGCTCAatgaggcccaaatccaactcatttctgatgcttttgaacccaaggattgcaaGGGAATGGGGGAGAGCAATCACAGTAtagttttcatcatgctttaaggtagaattctagagagagaagctctcccttctctctagaatttagggtagtttaggttaaatttccttagatccaacttttaattcttatttttatttcaattctctttatattttagtgttctattgtcttaatcttcttagtttttcttgttaatttcttgttttgctctcttttatgtttatgaatccttgttggattttaattttcctttaatgcaattttatgtttccatgtccttttatgtttatcttagttactattgttgattccttgcttgtgttagttatattttttattaattcttgcaatttgtgacatttacttttattgcactctaggtatttgttaaaatattttctctagttttagagtagttttctttactattggcctaggctaagggaattaggtgaccttgagtcattgggtctcattgatttggtgatttgagaacccttgatggtcaatttgataaccattgacactagcctactactaagtcaattagtagcttggttaggacttatggattgatgttgatcaaaccaatttgacgtacttcaagcttgaAGTAGATATTGTACGTACTTTAAGCAttgaagtagacttaataggttggtccctcataattttTAACACATGGTTTGTAGACTGATGAGTGGATatgttatacgctttttgacatcattttcaaatagtttttagtgtgttttatttagtttttattaagtttttataggttttagtgttaaaatcacatttttggattctactataagtttttgtgtttttatagaattttaggtattttctggccgaaattgaggagctggaggagaagtctgattcagagacatagaaagcactgcagatgttgtccagatctgacctgcctaCATTCGAAAGAGCTTTTTCGGAGCTACCGAAGTCCAAAAGGAGCGCCCTCAACGGCTATGGAACGCTGACTTCCAGATCtttctaaaaatatataatagtacatacttttcttcggattagaaggcccaaaactggcatccaatgccagcttcctgcccccttccaggcgtccagcgcccaaagagcagagcccagcgtccaaaggcccagagaggaccccctagctggcgttccatgcccaaagagcctcatagcatgtggatctcatcaaagctcagcccaaatactcaccaagtgagccccaaaagtggattttagcactaagtagactgttttaccctttctatgtaatccttagtcattaacctagtatttaaagaacttttacaccTCTCACTAGGGGAGGTCTGCCTTAATTTCATTTTATCATTGTTTTtaccttcagtatgagtttctaaacctccaaagttgaggggaggagccctgctgagttctatgaattaataaaagtactacttttctcttcgatccgtgtttgattaattcaaaGATGTATTTTCgtacttcatcgtggtgaataggatgatttaaccaattagctctgttcatcacattaagacgaacgttcctgacaaacacccgcgtctacttgggtcaaaatgcgtctttcaccggacaaggacgaccaacagcttgaatatacatctctcagacggctaatccacgatttTGTTTGGGActcttctcgagacatcagttcagctgatttttggggagattagggtttctgtggtagaggctagaatccatagaagcagcattctctaatccggaagatctgatcttgtttgtggtattttgagtaggatctttAAGGAGAATAGCCTTAAGGaacttcaccctcaagtagagatggatccacactaaacctagggttcagatccggaggagtattggctgctgctcaaaccagtgtcaattacatacagcttgccattgaagaaatcattcacaagcaaagagagcagtagtaccagagttaattcaaaaaggcaaagcaactccaatcctcaactctattcctatcattTATTCCAAGTAGAATAACAAGTACTTATACAAAGTTCCAAACATAAACCTTCTGATTCTGCCTGACAATAatctgcaagacaaccatagcttgcttcaaaccacaatcctcatgggattgaccttgactcactcaggtattacttggacgacccagtgcacttgctggtacagcagTACGaaaaggtgtggggattcgtgcaccaagtttttgatgccgttgccgaggattgttgagtttggacaaactgtcggattgttttgctccttagatcaggtaagtttattttacattattttaattgtgtccattttttttattatttattttcttctcctcaattttcgaaaaattcaaaaaaaaagtttcaaaaatattttcttttctttgtttggtttttgttcttggtttgagtcctGCATGTTCATGcttttcaattacaaaaattttaaaacttttcaaaaaacattttcatatagtttatttTTGGCATCCTCTGCATTCTCTCTGAGTCCTTGTGTCTATTTTCTTGGGAATAGTTGTTCCTTTGAGTccttctttctaaaaattttcaaaaattaaattttctttgtttaaatcttgtgtcaagtttttaagtttggtgttttcttgttaattttcttcaaattttttaaaatctctttttagttttctaaaaattttaagtttagtgttcttttttatgttcttgtgttctttgagtctttaaattttgttctttgtattcttgtgagtcttcaaagcactacaagaaaaaaggcctatggccacgcttttttttgctacgctttaaaagcgtggccaaaagtagGCTATGGCCACGCTTATGTGTGGGTGGCGTTTGAATAGAgattttgccacgcttttttttgctacgctttaaaagcgtgccaaaatctctctatggccacgcttttatgagggtggcagtTGATGTGAGATTTAACCAcgttttttctgccacgcttataaagcgtagccatagagagatttgggcacgcttttaaagcgtagcaataGAAATTTGTTATTGTAGCGTTTTAAAAGCGTAGCCGTTTCCTACAAGCcttttggcacgcttcaaaagcgtggccaaaaggttccctcagaaaaaaaaattaaagaagctCGAATTAACAAAAATGCTCCTAACTCCTTCGTGATTCTAACACTTAGAGAAAAGAAGCTAACTTCTTCTGCCCTAACTCCTCCTTCGAAAGCCCCAATGGCAATTGCAACCACCAATCTCCTCCTTCTTTGTGCCTTACCGCTTCCCCCTCCGAAAGCCCTAGCTAACCAGTCTTCAATTTTTTCGCCTTAACCCTTCTTCAAAAGCCCTAACCCCTGCCCCCACCGCGATAACAACACTCCAACGAAGAACGAGGACGCCCTCCCTTCCGCGCTGCCGCTCGCTtcctgcttctttgcttctgtgAAGAACGACGAAGCCCTCCCTTCCGCGCTGCCGTTCGCTTCCTGGTTCTTCGCCTCCCTGAAGAACGACGAAGCCCTCCTTTCCGCGCTGCCGCCCGCTTCCTGGTTCTTCGCTTCCGTGAAGAACGACGAAGCCCTCCCATCCGCGCTGCCGCTCGCTTCCTGCTTCTTCGCTTCCGTGAAGAACGTCGAAGCCCTAACATCTGACGAGGTGGAAAAGCGCCATTTCCAGCTTCGAATAAGGCTGTAGGTTTCTCCTCCTTTTGTTTTTCTGCAGTCAAATTCATGAGGATGACTCTAAGTTTtcagtcttttttttttattgttcattGTTTTGATTCTCATGCATTTCTTCAGGAGAAGGTGAGGAACCCGTTAGTCGAGAACCATCCTAAGCAGTTCGGGATCAGAGGAGCAGaggcaattttgtttatttttctattttatgtcAGTAGAAGAGTTAGAATGGGTGCGAAAATGGTGTTTCTTGTGAATGGTTGAGCTTCTTTTATTTCCCCAGCTCTTAAGACAAGAAGTTaaaataaatgaacataaaaattTAGTTTCCAAGTTTATTTGCTTTTAGTTTTCGGATGTTTACTACCCTTGTTTTTTGGtagtttttcttgtttctcaCTCTGGTCTCATTTGTTTCAATTTCACCCAAGGCACCTAAACTAAAGCCAATAGCAGGTTTGTCAATTCCATTTTGTTGGATAAGAGAAACAAAGCCCTGGTTCTTGGTCTTTAATTGAGCCAAGTTCATTCAAAGTCAGAGGGAAAAACTGCTTTAGGTTGGTACAAAATACTTGTTTTTGTATACACACTATTTTGGGGGGATTAATGATTAACCTTTGGGTTATGATCACCCTCATGTTGAGGATATCAtgacaaaaacaaaatttttcattATTGATAGTGCTAGAATTTATTGTTGCTTGGACTTGGTTGGCAGGGACAAGAAGAAAGAATTTGCGCCAACCGATGCTGCTTTCTATTCCCTTGGAGCAGACCTCTTTCTGTCTCAGCTAAAAACTGAACATATTGCGCGCTGTTTAGGAGTTCCTTCTATCAGAAAACCTGGGGATGTTCCTTCTATTCTCATTGTAAATATTTAGGTAGCTGCATATTTCCTAGTCTGGATTGAACTCAACTGAGAATTTCTTATCTTACATTATTGGGGTGCAAATTTTATGTTCGACATCTGAATATTAGTTTATTCACGTCTGTATATGCATGGCAATTTTTCATACTCTTGTATGATTTACCCTGAAATTGTGTGCTGTTCAAACTGCAGATTCAACTGTATTCTGCGACTGTCTTTCAAACCGTACCTACAAGGTAAAAATTAACTTCCAAAAATCAATCCTTTGGTTTAAGATTTTTTTCCTTATAAACACACTTCTCTGAAttctcttatctttcttttatttctatcTCATGGGTTAATCTATTTCCTTCCTATAGGATTTATTATATGTGCCATGCATAAGGCTTTCATGCTGATATGTTGTAATTTACTTTGGataaataataacaaattttTGTTTCTCAAATTCAGGGAGCAATCTCACAAATTCAATTTCTTCAAAGCTCTACCATTTGCACCACAAGACTCCAAGAAACTTGTTAATTTTTGCTATGTCTACTGATGGTATTACCTCTTTTTTCTTCCTCCTTCCCTGTTTTCTGAATTTCGTAAAGGCTTTTGGAATTGATGCTACTAGTGTCTTTGTTGAATTATTGGATTATTATTACTAGATTTGGATACTAATTCTTGCCGATTGCCACTGTTTGTGCTtttaatattgaattttgtgaattgGTGCATTTGGTTCGCTTGGTTTATGCTATTTGTTATTATCAGTATTAATGCACGCCAAGTGCTCTCTGATATGCCTCTTTGATATTCCTCTCTGGTTTATGCATGTTCACAATTCTGAATTCTAGTTGCCTTCTGTCTAAGcagttttcttttgttgctttcATTGAGCTGTTGTTATGCTagtgtataaaatatataaaaaatatatatagtcagtttttttttaaatgttgatGAATGAAAACTCttaacaaaaatataaatatgatctGTTGTTGTATGTTTGAAATGGATAAAAATGGATCTGAAGCTAAGGGTatgaaattattttcaattgttttATTCTGCTGCTCCTATGGTACTGCTTTGTTTATACTTTGGTTTCTTAAACTTTCAACTATTTTTAACAATTTCTTGCCATCCATATGCCACCGACATTACATATGATAGTTTGGGTTGTGGAGTTCTTATTCTTTTCATTCTGCATTTTCTGAATACTACTTGGAAATGTTTTTTACACTGCAGAATGTAGAAGAAAGTGAAGAAAGAGCACTACAGGTTTAACGCTCTGATTCTGAGTTGCTTGCTCATGTCTTTTGAAGGTGATTGCTGTGGTCAGAAAAAGAGAGTTGCATAATTTTTCATGCTTTGCTGTTTGTATTTGACGGAGTAATCTTTAATTAATACAGTTATTCTTAGGTagaagtttattattattatgattaccTTATGGATTGAGAATGATTGTATTTAAAGTATACTTATCAGGAGACCTAAAATTAGATTATTGGAAAATCACAGCCTAGATATACTTTAATCTCAGAGAAATTAAAGTTGAGACATACTTGCCAGTTTTAAGTCAAAATTGAAATAGTACTAGTAATTCATAAAACAGTTTATATAACAGCGAAAAATAATCAAGAAATTTGTTAATTGCTGGTTGGTTGCTACAAATAATATCTTCAAATAgtagagatatatatatatagaattgaAGGATGCTGAGGCTGAATTGAATATATGGGGGTGGTTATAATCCTTTTTCCTTTTACAGTGCATATAATTTATATTTCATATAGTAGTTCCTAGGTCTGGACCAAGCTATATATTggattaatatatataaatatggcATTTTTTTAATGGATTATGGCCCACAATTTGTGCTAAATATATGTAAATGGAtgctattttaatttcaaatgtaATTTTCAAGCAGTTCATGCTGAGCAATTAGACTAATGCTCCAAAGTTGCCAAGGGTTTACCTGCCCTTTTGGGGTTTTCTCCAGCCACTTCTTCGATTCCTACTTTCTAAATTCCCCCATTTTTCAAATTTCTATgggttttttttatgttttaaagtaagaaaaaaaatttaattctcaagagcattttaattttatgcttTCCAATAGGCTTTTGATAGTTATCTATCCACCACTACTACCACTTCTTTTATCCTGCTGCTCCTGTGGTATTACTTTGATGTTGCTGTGGATTTGATTATCTGTTGCCGAACCGTTATTCGCTGCCGCTGCTACCTTTCTAATTCTGCTTCTGTTGCGCTACTACTTTGGTGCTGGTGTTATACGGATTACGACAGTATTTAAGGTTGGTTCATGCGAATTTAAATACATCTCTTAATTTGTTATTAATGTTATGTGGACAACTTAAGTGCTTTCTTGAGGCACTCACTTCAGGACCTTTAAGAATtgctaaaatttaattttcttcgcTATTTTATGTCCAATGCCTTCAAAGTATTTTAGAGACTTGGAAAATTTTGTCTCTTAGTTAATTAGGAAGCTAGACTCGCAGTTAGTGAGACTAGCAGTAAAGACTTCAAACTAGAAACTTAGCTATCTATTTGAAATATATAGGTTTTCGATGGATGTGTCCAACGATTGGATGGATACACCACATCATGAAAAAGAATATCAACTCGGTGTAGAAAAGTTTTTACACTTTGCTTTTTCATCACCGGGAATTCCTCAAGGGGAAGAAATTCAATGCCCATGTGCAAAGTGTTGTAATAGACTTTGGTTAAGGAGAGATGTCGTGTATGACCATCTAATATGCGATAGATTCGTAAAAGGTTATAGGCGGTGGTTTAATCATGGGGAATCACTTGTTGCTATGGATGTTGACAGTGACACAGATGAGGAATATAACTACAATGATAATATTGATGAGTTGTTACGTGATAGATTCAGAGATACTACACAAGTTGATGGACATAACATGGGGCCTAACGAAGGTgcaaaagaattttataaattggTAGACGAGGCAAGCCAAGAGCTATACCCTGGATGTAAAGGATTCACAAGATTATCCTTTACCATCCGTCTTTACTTGTTAAAATGCTTGCACGGTTGGAGTAATGCGTCGTTCACTTCTCTCTTAGAATTATTGAAAGAAGGAATGCCACATTTGAATATTCCTACTTCTTTTGATAAAACGAAGAATATGGTGAAGAATTTGGGTCTTGACTACCAAAAGATCGATGCATGTCCCAATGATTGTATGTTGTATCAGAACGGGCATGAGAATGACTCATCTTGCCATGTCTGTGGAACATCCCGTTATATTGAGCATCATGTAGAAGAGGACGATGCTACCTCATCTAAAAAGCCTCGTAAAGTTGCTGCAAAAACTCTAAGGCATTTCCCCCTGATTCCTAGACTTCAAAGGCTTTTTATGTGCACAAGGACGGTTGAAGCTATGTCTTGGCATCATAATGAATGTGTTAAAGATGGGTCGTTAAGGCATCCTGCCGATGGTGAATCTTGGAAAGCATTTGATAGTCGACATGAAGATTTTGCAAAGGAACCTCGTAATGTAAGACTTCGCTTAGCAAGCGACGGATTCAATCCGTTT is a genomic window of Arachis ipaensis cultivar K30076 chromosome B06, Araip1.1, whole genome shotgun sequence containing:
- the LOC107646975 gene encoding uncharacterized protein LOC107646975 — translated: MDVSNDWMDTPHHEKEYQLGVEKFLHFAFSSPGIPQGEEIQCPCAKCCNRLWLRRDVVYDHLICDRFVKGYRRWFNHGESLVAMDVDSDTDEEYNYNDNIDELLRDRFRDTTQVDGHNMGPNEGAKEFYKLVDEASQELYPGCKGFTRLSFTIRLYLLKCLHGWSNASFTSLLELLKEGMPHLNIPTSFDKTKNMVKNLGLDYQKIDACPNDCMLYQNGHENDSSCHVCGTSRYIEHHVEEDDATSSKKPRKVAAKTLRHFPLIPRLQRLFMCTRTVEAMSWHHNECVKDGSLRHPADGESWKAFDSRHEDFAKEPRNVRLRLASDGFNPFRTLSSTHSTWPVVLMVYNLPPWMSMKPDYFMLSLLIPGPQSPGNDIDNFLQPLIEELKELWELGVETYDSKENKTFNMRACLLWTINDFPAYAMLSGWSTKGRLACPCCNDETSSIYLKHSHKTVYMDHRRFLPMNHLWRHNKRSFNGKTELRSPPQLLDVTTVFHILQGVDNSFGKKQRKAKNGISNWKK